Within the Bacillus sp. FSL K6-3431 genome, the region GCTTTCAAGAGAAGATGGGAAATAATATTTTGGAATTGAGGTTGGGCAAACAGCACCTAACGTTGATATTAAATACCGATAAAGGATTTTTTGTTTAATTGTATCTGGAAATCGTGGCAGACTTGAGTTCGAGAAAATAGCTGAAAACATAGGGTGTTCTAAAGTAAAATTAGCATCTCCAACGGAAGTTCAAAAAGTAACAGGTTTTGAGGTAGGAAGTGTTCGTATGATCAGACTTGATTTACCTTGTGTGCTAGACAAAGGACTTTTCAACTATGATTTTGTTTACGGAGGAACAGGACAACTAACATTTAAAATTGAACCACAAGCATAAAATCAATTAAATAAAGTGATAGCAATATTCTGTTAATATGAAGGATTTCTTCTCATCTTCAATTAATAAGTGTGAAAAAAATTGACCAAAGGAGTTGTTGAGGCAGCTCTTTTTTTGTTCCACTAACGGTGCAGTTTAATTGAATGGAAAATTGGAACTTATTTGTTTTTTTGTTATGGAAAATTAGTTTAACTAACTGTTACTAGTATAATCAAAAGAACTGAAAAAAGGTGATTAACACAATGAAATCTGAAAAAGAAAATGTTAAATCAAGAACACTATATAAGTTGGGACAAAGAGAAAGAGCCAAAGATTTGTTATTTGAATTTAATAACATAAAACCATCAAAACTCTATGAGAGAAATCAAATCATTCAAAAAATATTTCATTCACTAGGAGAAAATGCATGGATTGAATCACCTTTTAACTGTGATTTTGGTTATAACATTACATTTGGGGATAATTTCTACGCAAACACAAATTGTACAATTTTGGATTGTGCAAAGGTTACTATTGGAAACAATGTGTTGAGATTGGTCCAAATGTTAGTTTGTATACACCAAATCATGCAATTGATGCAGATGAGCGTAAAGTAGGCTATGAGAGGTCATTGCTAATTAATATAGGGGATAATGTTTGGATTAGTGGTTCTGTTACGATTGTTCCAGGAGTGACTATTGGTGATAATACTATTATTGGTGTTAGAAGTGTTGTGACGAAAGATATAACTGCAAATGTTATTGCAGCAGGTGTACCATGTAGAGTTATCAGACCAATAACTGAAAAAAAGATAAAATTGGATTAAAAACTACTGTAAATAATAATTAAAAGCGAAAAGTTATTTTAAAGTTACGATTAACTGATTAATTAATTTTCAGGCCCATGCTATAAATACGGCATTGTCTGTTATATTTTGATTTACATAGCAGGTTGTGATGTATCGTAATTAAGCTAAATGGTGCGATTATTCAACAGGAACAGTCGCTTCTATGCTAACGGGCAAGATAGTGGAGAACAAAAACTAATAAATTCTATCCTTTGTGGTGCATTTCTGCTGCATGTATAGGGATCGCTTCCTAATATCATTTTATTAATAATTGTCCATTCCTCACGCAATCTGCTTGCATAAAATAAATATATGCCAATAGATTGTGAAGGAGGTGATTACTTGGTAGAAAAAAAAGGATCAAACTCTACTTCTTATAACCATTCTCACTGTTTTGAACCATTCATTAGTCCCAACCCTATAACTTCATTTAATCCTGTTCAACGTTTTCCTAAAATTCACAAAACAGCATTTGTAAGTCAGTTTTCTAGTGTCATAGGTGATGTTACCATTAGAAACAATGTTTATGTAGCTCCTAATGTAAGTATACGTGCGGATGAAGGAACCCCTTTTTATATAGGTTCTAATACAAATATCCAGGACGGAGTAATTTTACATGGTTTATTAAATAGAAGGATTTCAGTTGGGGGAAAAAGGTATTCTATATTTATTGGAAATGAAGTGACCATCGCTCATGGAGCCCTTGTCCATGGTCCTTGTTATATAGCAGACAAAGTATTTGTTGGTTTTAATGCTATTGTTTATAATGCAATTGTCGGGAAAAACTCGTTTATTTCCTATACTGCAGTAGTAACAAATGGCGTTAGAATTCCGCCAAATAGATTCGTACCACCTGGAGCTAATATTGATTCTCAAGAGAAGGCGGACGCACTTTTGCCTGTACCAGAGGATAGTAAGGAATTTGCACGTGAAGTTCAACGTGTCAATCAGGAATTCCCCGCATCTTATCATTTGTTATTTGGGAAAAATCGTTGCTCCTGTGGAATTGCCTATGACTAACATTAAAATGTGTTATGAATGCTCGTTCGAATCCTTTTCGAGGAGGACTCTTAATAGAAATGTGAAGCTGTCATCGAGACAGCTTTTTATTGTAGGGGAAGAATCGTTGAAAAAGTACATAGCATACGAGATTGTGAAGAACTGTACTTAAACAAACGGGAGCGATACTTCAAGAAGGAGTAAAGCGTTTTTCTTATTCAATTAACGAAGCAGTTTAGTTGAACAAGGATTTCCCTTTTTTAGAGAATAATACTTAATTAAAGGGAGGGCTCTGTGAGGTTGAGATTAAAAGGGCAACGTGTCGATATGGCAAAAGAAGATAAAGGAATAGAACATAACCAGATAAAATAAAATGATAACGGGAAGAAATGAGGTGATTGTATGTTAGAAAAGCTTAGAAAAGTTAATATGAAAACGGCTGTATATATGGGGATATGTTTTTACTCTTTGACATTCTTAATACAAGTTCTTATTATTAGTGGGATTATTCCATTTACATGGGTTAATGGTGGAAGGTCAGAATCCTTAGCAACTCAGCTACCAATATCTATTATCAATATCATTATTTCTATTATAGGAGGAGTTTTTACGCTAATTGTTGGCGGAAATATGTTATATAAATACAAAAGAGGAATAACCGTTATGTGTTGGTTTTTTGTAGTACTTTGGTCTTTTGGGTTTATACAACAATTGTTAGGAACACCTTTTGAAAAAATGGTTATGTCGTTAATATTGCTTCTCGGTGTCATTTCGAACATGCGTATGGCGATTGAAAAAAGATTAGCAATAAACACTATTATTAAAACATGAATCAAAGAATTTTTTATGTGCAATCCAAAGATTATTAATCCAAATTATATCACTGAACAAACTTCACTTCCACTGGCAATTCCAGAGGAAACTTGCGTTTCTGAAAAACGAAAGTCATTTTCGGATGGAATGAACTTCTACCTCCGCTTTTATAATGAAAAAGAAACTTCGTCATCGAGAGACTCAACATTTCATCTATTACTCGTGACACATGGTTACTTGAAATCAAATCTTGAATATCGAAGAGAAAAATTCCTTGGTAAACAAACCATACTTGTCACGAACCGGACGTGAGATCGAAATTTGCGAATCTGAATTGGGAACGTTTTTCGTAGTTATTTTCCAATTTATTGAAGGCGAGTTGAACGAAATAGATGAATTAGCTGAAATGGATTTTTATCAAGGGGGTAAAAGTCTGGGACACCTTCACAAAGTTGCTCAGCATATGACAAGCAAAGTGACGAGATGAAGCGTCTGCTTTCTTATGAAAAGCATCTTCAGTTATTAAACGTATTATTGCTAAAGAAGAAGATTACACCCATCAAGAGCTGCAAGCCATTGAAAAATGGTTGAATCATCTTCCAAAAACGGAAGAACACTATGGAGTTATTCATTTTGACTTCGAACTTGATAATGTGATATGGGCAGAGGATCATTACGAAATGATAGATTTTGAACAATGTTCCTATTACTGGTTTACCGCGGATCTCGCATTCGCCTTAAGAGATTTATTTGAAGATGGATGCGATTTTTCCCATCCTCATTTTCAATCGTTTCTAAAGGGATATCAAGTTGAAAAGGAGATCTCTGAAAATTATGTAGAAGAGATCCCAGAGTTCCTCAGATTTCATCGTCTATTTATCTTCGCGACAATATTGAAAGCATTAGATGTGAATATGGAAACTAATCAACAAAATTCGTGGCTTATGAAACTTACACAAAGATTAGAAAATTATCGAAGTACCATATATTACAAAAAAAGGGAATGAAGTTACGAATTTCTGTCTTAGTCTGTTAGGGACCTTGCAATATAAACCTAAAAAACTCCCAGTCCCATAATGGGAAAACTTTATAATAAGTTTATTCGAATCAATTTACTGTATCCTCTTATTTAGTATAGAGTTACCACCTTTTTACTGGTATATCACAGATTTCGCATCCTCATACCAAAGTCGCATGTTAAGCAGGTATTTCTGTTCAAAATAGAGAAGATAGTAAAGAAACATTTTTAGATAGGGGGATTTAATTTGATTAAGGCTATCCTATTTGATTTTGATGGAACCTTATTAAATCGAGATGAATCAGTAAAGAAATTTGTTGACGGGCAATACGAGCGATTGCATAAATGGCTAGGTCATATTCCAAAAGAATATTATACTACAAGATTCATAGAGCTAGATAGCCATGGATATGTTTGGAAAGATAAAGTGTATCAACAATTAGTCGATGAACTTGATATTACAGGGATAAATTGGGCAGATTTTCTTCAAGATTATAAAAGCCAATTTAAAAATAGCTGTGTTCCATTTCCTTATCTTCTCAGTATGTTAGAAGAATTGAGCAGTAATAAGCTTACTTTAGGAATGATTACAAATGGATATGGACAGTTTCAGATGGATAATATAAAAGCTTTAGGGATCGAAAGGTATTTTGATATTATTCTAATATCTGAGTGGGAGGGAATAAAAAAACCTGACCCTCAAATATTTAACAGAGCATTGAAACAATTGGATGTCTCAGCTAATCAAAGCGTATTTGTTGGAGATCATCCAGAAAATGATGTAAGGGCATCCAAATATGCAGGGATGAAAAGTATTTGGAAAAGAGATTTTCAATGGGATACCGTCGATGCAGATTTCATTGTTGACGATTTGGCGGAACTACCAACCATCATAAAAAACATAAATACAGAAAATGTCTTGTATAACAGATGCGACGCTTGACTAACGAAACACACTTTTTTTCTACATGATATTGGGGGATTATCTATGTATCCAAATTAGTTTTTAGAGAAGGTACAGCGGGGGTTCCCGCAGACAGCGTGGAAGAACTTTTTGAAGATGCAGGATGGGCAAGAAATACTCCAGTTTGGCAAAAAGAAAAGTTTTCGCTGATTTTCAAAAATTCCACTTGGGCGTTTACTGTTTGGGATAATATCAAAATGGTTGGTATGATCAGGGTAATTTCAGACCAGATAATAGCTGTTAACATGATGGATTTGGTTATTCTATCAAAATATCGTGGAAAAGATATTGGGAAAAAGCTAGTTGAGCTATGTGTTCAAAAACTCTCTCACGGTGATTGGTTTGCTCATACATCTTCTAATAATTTTATTTTCTATGAAAAGTGTGGGTTTAAAGTAATGGACCTATCAAAAAATGGTGAAGGTACAAGTCTCCACCATTTTGTATTGGCTTTAAGTTAATTTTATTTCTGGATAGAAGGTTTACTAGCCATGTCCGTTACTAAATAACTGTCCAAATATTATCTGTGAAACATCTCAATACTTACAACGACACTGGTAGCTCTTTTACGCCTCTAACAATCATGCCTGATCTCCATTCAAGATCATTTTTATCAGCATTCAATTTAATATTAGGGTAGCGTTGGATAAAACTATTAATTGCAATTTCAGCTTCTAAACGAGCAAGGGGTGCGCCTAGGCATGCGTGAATCCCTTTTCCAAAGGCTAAATGTTTACTTTTTTCACGGCTGATGTCAAAGATTTCCGGGTCCTTGAAATGATTTGGATCATGGTTTGCTGAATTCAGGACCACAATAACTAAATCACCTTTATGGATTGATTTCCCTTTAAACTCTAAATTTTCTCCTGCCCAGCGAGAGGTACTAAATTCAACTGGATCATTGTAACGAAGTACTTCTTCAATAGCGGTATGTATTAATTCTGGTTGACTTTTTAGCAATTGAAGTTGCTTAGGATGTTCTAATAAAGCCATTACACCATTGCCAATCAAGTTTACTGTCGTTTCGTGACCAGCAATAATTAAAAGTGTGACAACGCCAAATAACTCTTGCTCTGTTAGTTGATCCCCTTGTTCTTCAGTAATAATAAGTTTACTGATTAAGTTTTCTCCTGGATTTTCCCGAACAACCGCGAATCTTTTTCCGAGATAATCTACAAACTCATTCATATGTTGTTGAACATCTTCGGCAGGCTCTCCATTCGGATTTTCAATCAGCGAGTTGGACCAAATGCGAAACTTGTCACGATCTTCTGTTGGTATTCCAAGCATTTCACAAATGACGATGATCGGCAAAGGGAAAGCGAACTCATCTATTAGATTTACATTTTCCTTCCCGGCAATTTTATCCAGAAGCTCGTCAGTAATTTCTTGGATACGATCTCTCATTCCAGCAATTATTTGTGGGGTAAATGCTTTAGAAACAAGCCCACGCAATCGCTTATGATCAGGTAGATCGGCAAAAAGCATGTTTTGGCTAAAAACATCAGCATGTTCCATATCTTCTTCATAAAGTTTTGTATAATCTTTAATGAATCTTTGATCTTTTAAAGCTGCAAGTGCATCTTCATATCGCGTTATCATCCATGCATATTGACCATCTGGAAGCAGTACATAGGAAACAGGATCTTCTTCTCGTAACTTAGCATAAGCAGGATATGGATTTTCTGTAAAACCTTTTGTGAATAAGCTGGATGTTAATGGTTCAGTTGGATTCATTTGATTGTCCCCTTTCTAAAGGCAGTTCAATCTTGTTCTTATTTTGACTCATAATAATGGTAACATAGCATTCCCTATGACCACCTGATCTTTTCGACCCATATGTGACATTTATATAGAAATATAGATTTAAGGAGATAAGAAGCTTTTTCATTGAAAAGCCTGTATACATGAAGGATTATCATAATTGAAGAGGAATATATAATTATACTAGACAAAATCAAAGGAGAGGTATTTTGAATTTTAAATTATCTATTTCAGTTAAAGGAATTATTTTTAACGATAACAAAGTTTTATTATTAAAAAATGAGAGAAATGAATGGGAATTACCAGGAGGAAGGCTCGAAAAAGATGAAAAACCAGAAAGTTGTGTAATAAGAGAAACACAAGAAGAGCTTGGTGTAAAATGTGATATTAAGGAGATTATTGATTCGTGGGTATATGAAGTATTTGAAGGGAAGTTTGTATTTATCGTCACATATCTATTAAAATGTTATGATTTTTCAAGAATATCGATTAGTGAGGAACATTTAGAATACAAATGGTTTCCAGTAGAAGTAGTTGAAAATATCTATATGCCTAAAGGGTATAAAAACTCAATAAGAAAAGCAATTCTTGGTATTTGACTTGCTTTAGCGTTTCAATTCCTCACTAATCATACTGAAAATGAACGTTAAATGTAAATTAACAACAGGAATAGAGCATAAGCAATGATTTAACTTTTATGACTAAGGATATTTGTCGGCTGCCAATGAACAATGTGAATTGAAAAATGTTTTTAGGAGCTAGATTTATAATGACAACTAAACCTGAACTAATTCTTGATATAGCAGGTGTGCTTGCAACAAACCTTTCACCAAAATTTTGGCTAGAGTTATCATCTGAATCAGCGACTCCATATGATAAACTAGTAAAATTTAAAAAGAATATTCGAGAGGAATTATGGACTGGAAAAATTACTGAAAGAGAGTTTTGGACTCGGCTTTGTGAGCAATTTCCATCCATCGAGTTGGAGTACGCTAAGTTGATATTATTTTCAAATATTAAGCCATTGCCAGCTTTTGAAGAAGTGCCTATTTGGAGCCAATATGCAAACATTCACTTATTAAGTAACCATCGGATAGAATGGATAGAACCAATTCTTAGCCCTATCCTAATCTACTTAAAAAGTATGACAGTTTCCAGTGAAGTTGGCTGTTGCAAACCTCAATCTGATATATATTCAA harbors:
- a CDS encoding HAD family hydrolase; amino-acid sequence: MIKAILFDFDGTLLNRDESVKKFVDGQYERLHKWLGHIPKEYYTTRFIELDSHGYVWKDKVYQQLVDELDITGINWADFLQDYKSQFKNSCVPFPYLLSMLEELSSNKLTLGMITNGYGQFQMDNIKALGIERYFDIILISEWEGIKKPDPQIFNRALKQLDVSANQSVFVGDHPENDVRASKYAGMKSIWKRDFQWDTVDADFIVDDLAELPTIIKNINTENVLYNRCDA
- a CDS encoding cytochrome P450 family protein → MNPTEPLTSSLFTKGFTENPYPAYAKLREEDPVSYVLLPDGQYAWMITRYEDALAALKDQRFIKDYTKLYEEDMEHADVFSQNMLFADLPDHKRLRGLVSKAFTPQIIAGMRDRIQEITDELLDKIAGKENVNLIDEFAFPLPIIVICEMLGIPTEDRDKFRIWSNSLIENPNGEPAEDVQQHMNEFVDYLGKRFAVVRENPGENLISKLIITEEQGDQLTEQELFGVVTLLIIAGHETTVNLIGNGVMALLEHPKQLQLLKSQPELIHTAIEEVLRYNDPVEFSTSRWAGENLEFKGKSIHKGDLVIVVLNSANHDPNHFKDPEIFDISREKSKHLAFGKGIHACLGAPLARLEAEIAINSFIQRYPNIKLNADKNDLEWRSGMIVRGVKELPVSL
- a CDS encoding carbonate dehydratase is translated as MVEKKGSNSTSYNHSHCFEPFISPNPITSFNPVQRFPKIHKTAFVSQFSSVIGDVTIRNNVYVAPNVSIRADEGTPFYIGSNTNIQDGVILHGLLNRRISVGGKRYSIFIGNEVTIAHGALVHGPCYIADKVFVGFNAIVYNAIVGKNSFISYTAVVTNGVRIPPNRFVPPGANIDSQEKADALLPVPEDSKEFAREVQRVNQEFPASYHLLFGKNRCSCGIAYD
- a CDS encoding phosphotransferase codes for the protein MQAIEKWLNHLPKTEEHYGVIHFDFELDNVIWAEDHYEMIDFEQCSYYWFTADLAFALRDLFEDGCDFSHPHFQSFLKGYQVEKEISENYVEEIPEFLRFHRLFIFATILKALDVNMETNQQNSWLMKLTQRLENYRSTIYYKKRE
- a CDS encoding YbaK/EbsC family protein, with amino-acid sequence MGCSKVKLASPTEVQKVTGFEVGSVRMIRLDLPCVLDKGLFNYDFVYGGTGQLTFKIEPQA
- a CDS encoding GNAT family N-acetyltransferase, yielding MIYVSKLVFREGTAGVPADSVEELFEDAGWARNTPVWQKEKFSLIFKNSTWAFTVWDNIKMVGMIRVISDQIIAVNMMDLVILSKYRGKDIGKKLVELCVQKLSHGDWFAHTSSNNFIFYEKCGFKVMDLSKNGEGTSLHHFVLALS
- a CDS encoding NUDIX hydrolase, whose product is MNFKLSISVKGIIFNDNKVLLLKNERNEWELPGGRLEKDEKPESCVIRETQEELGVKCDIKEIIDSWVYEVFEGKFVFIVTYLLKCYDFSRISISEEHLEYKWFPVEVVENIYMPKGYKNSIRKAILGI
- a CDS encoding maltose acetyltransferase domain-containing protein; amino-acid sequence: MKSEKENVKSRTLYKLGQRERAKDLLFEFNNIKPSKLYERNQIIQKIFHSLGENAWIESPFNCDFGYNITFGDNFYANTNCTILDCAKVTIGNNVLRLVQMLVCIHQIMQLMQMSVK